CTTTAAGCAAGGGGCTTGCAGGGCTTGAGAACCTGGCGCTTATCCCGGGATGTGTCGGCTCTGCCCCTATCCAAAATATCGGGGCCTATGGTGTTGAGCTGGAGCAGGTCTGTGAATACGTCGATATCGTTTCCCTTGATGACGGTGTATGCCAGCGTTTGAGTGCGGCTGAGTGCCAGTTTGGCTATCGCGACAGCGTGTTCAAGCATCGATACCGTGAAGGCTACGCCATTGTTGCCGTAGGGTTAAAGCTTACGAAGAGCTGGCGGCCGGTGCTTAGCTATGGCGATTTAATCAATTTTGACCCGCAGGTCGTCACCCCTCAACAGATATTTGATGCCGTTTGCCACATGCGCCGCAGCAAACTGCCCGATCCTGACATCACCGGTAATGCGGGTAGCTTCTTCAAAAATCCGCTAGTGAGCGCTGCAGTCGCTGCCGAACTGCAGACCAGATATCCAGACATCCCTCAATACCAACAGGCAGGCGGTGAGGTAAAGTTGGCCGCTGGCTGGCTGATCGAACGTTGTTCCTTGAAAGGGTTTTGCCTGGGGGGTGCGGCAGTTCATGAAAAGCAGGCGCTGGTGCTGATAAACAAAGGTACCGCCAGCGGACAGGATATTGTCGACCTGGCACGCACAGTTCGTCAGCGCGTGGCGGAGAGGTTTAATGTATGGCTTGAACCCGAAGTGCGCTTTATTGCCTCTCGGGGCGAAACAGATGCTGTTGAGGCTATTGCATGAAGGACAATACCGTACCGTTAAAGCTGATCCGCACTCTGGCCGATGGCGAATTCCACTCAGGTGAGCAGCTTGGCGAGCAGCTGGGCATGAGTCGTGCAGCAATAAACAAGCATATTCAGACATTAAAAGAGTGGGGAATTGAAGTTTTTACCGTCACGGGTAAAGGCTATAGCCTGCCCAATGCCATGCAGCTGTTGGATGAGAGGGTGATTAATGCAGGTCTTGAGCAGGGCAGACTTGCAGTGATCCCGGTGATTGACTCCACAAATCAGTATTTGCTGGACAGAATGGCCAGCCTGCAATCCGGTGACGCCTGCGTGGCAGAGTATCAGCAGGCCGGACGTGGCCGGCGCGGCAGGCAGTGGTTCTCTCCTTTTGGCTCGAATCTGTATCTGTCAATGTACTGGCGTCTGGAACAGGGGCCAGCGGCGGCGATGGGGCTGAGCCTGGTTATCGGCATCGTCATCGCCGAAGCGCTTCAGCAGCAGGGTGCGCCCGATATTCGGGTGAAATGGCCTAACGATATTTATTTGAACGATCGTAAGCTGGCGGGTATACTCGTCGAATTGACGGGTAAAACCGGAGATGCTGCGCAAATCGTGATCGGTGCGGGGATCAACCTGGCGATGCGCGCTCCTGCGCATGATGTGATCAACCAGGGGTGGATAAATCTGCACGAAGCGGGATGCAGTGTGGATCGTAATGCCCTTTCTGCGCTGATTATTAACAAAATGCGCACGGCTTTGGCGCAGTTTGAACAGGATGGGCTTGTTCCCTTTATTGAGCGCTGGGCCGCATTAGATAACTTCATTAATCGCCCGGTGAAGCTGCTGATCGGAGATCGGGAAATCAATGGTATTGCCAGAGGGATCGATCAGCAGGGTGGTTTGATACTGGAACAGGACGGCATCACCAAGTCGTGGGTCGGTGGCGAAATTTCGCTGCGGCCACAAAGTTGACAAAGAGGGGCGGTGCCCCTCTCCAGTTATTTTCTTAATCTGACAAGATCAACGGCATGTCCGGAGCTTTTCGTCATAATCAGGCTGGCGCGTTCGCGCGTAGGCAGAATATTTTCTTTCAAATTCCTGTAATTTATCTCATGCCATAGCTGGCTCGCGATACCCACCGCCTCATCTTCAGGCAGCTGCGCATAATGATGGAAGTAGGAATCCGGATCGGTAAAGGCGCCCTGACGGAATTTGAGGAAGCGGTTGATATACCAGTGTTCCAGCAAATCTTCCGGCGCATCGACATAAATCGAAAAATCCACGAAATCAGAAACAAAAACATGATGCGGATCATGGGGATAATCCATTCCGCTTTGTAATACGTTCAGTCCTTCGAGGATCAGGATATCAGGCTGCTGAACGTTTTTGTCCCCGTCAGGAATAACGTCATAAATCAGATGGGAATACACCGGAGCAGTGACGTGATCGGCGCCAGATTTCAGGTCTGAAACGAACTTGACCAGGCGGTGCATATCGTAGGAGAGAGGAAACCCCTTCTTCTTCATCAAGCCGCGTTCTTTGAGTACGGCGTTCGGATGCAGAAAACCGTCGGTGGTGATCAACTCAACGCGCCGATGTTCCGGCCAACGGCTTAGTAATGCCTGTAGGACACGCGCGGTGGTGCTTTTTCCGACGGCAACGCTCCCTGCAATACTGATGATATAGGGAATTTTCTGTCCATTAGTACCAAGAAACTGCTCAAGGACTGCCTGACGCCGTAAATTAGAGCTGATATAAAAATTCAGCAGGCGAGAGAGAGGAAGATATATCTCCGCGACTTCTTCTATCGAGAGATCTTCGTTAATTCCTTTCAGCTGCGCAATTTCGGCCTCAGAAAGGGTCATGGGCACCGAATCACGCAGCGCGGCCCACTGGGTGCGATTGAACTGCAAATAAGGTGTGGTTAACAGGGAGTCTTTTTTGCTCATAAGTCTGCTTCTGTTAGCGGTTTTTACCCTTCCAAAGATAGCCCGTTATGGAGCAGCAGGTTTGATGCCGCAATGTTAAGCGCGAAGGGAATTTGATAAAACAATGGGCGGAGGTTACCACCACACGGGCAGGAAAAAGAAGGAAAAATATGCCTTGCGGTGACAAACGTAAGCACGCCCGCATTAATGCGCATTTTTGCTGGTAATTGAATGGATAAGCTGGTTGGCCGTGATCTCTGCCGAAATGGGTTGATAGAGATAAAATTTATCTAAATAAAGCGCATATTAATAGTGTGCTTCAACCTTGTGCCTCTCGTTATGCTACAGACGCTCGAGCGCCCTCGGCGATTTTTTAAACGTATTTTCCCGTCAGGTGGGGTGTTTTTACACGTTTTGCATAAATATTGAGCGTAAGAACAAATATCGCAATTTTTTTGTTGCATACCAGCTCAGGTCTTTCTAGAATGCGCACCACTTGATGCCGGCTTAGCTCAGTTGGTAGAGCAACTGACTTGTAATCAGTAGGTCACCAGTTCGATTCCGGTAGCCGGCACCATCAAGTACCCCCAGGTGGGATTCCCGAGCGGCCAAAGGGAGCAGACTGTAAATCTGCCGTCATCGACTTCGAAGGTTCGAATCCTTCTCCCACCACCATTTCGACTCAGCGTTTTGAGTTGAAATCAGAAGAGAGAGCAATCTCTTAACTGGAAAAGATGGCAGCCTTCTTAAGGTGTGCCTATCAAGATTTAGACTGAGCTCAAGCACAGTCAGGGTCATCAGGCAAAAGCATGGTGGCTTGAGCAGCGAGGAGGCATCTTCTCTGTTGTTCGCAAGCTACAGATAGAACAGGTAGCCGAGTTCCAGGATGCGGGCATCGTATAATGGCTATTACCTCAGCCTTCCAAGCTGATGATGCGGGTTCGATTCCCGCTGCCCGCTCCAAGCCGTGCTGATATGGCTCAGTTGGTAGAGCGCACCCTTGGTAAGGGTGAGGTCCCCAGTTCGACTCTGGGTATCAGCACCACTTTCAAAATCTCCCTCCCTGCTTCTTCTCTAGTGAAAACAATTCAACTATTCAGGCGATGCCTGGTTGATGTGGTGATATCACCGATTAATCCGTGTCTTAGAGGGACAAGCGATGTCTAAAGAAAAATTTGAACGTTCCAAACCGCACGTCAACGTTGGTACTATCGGCCACGTTGACCACGGTAAAACCACACTGACTGCTGCTATCACCACCGTACTGGCTAAAACCTACGGCGGCGCTGCTCGTGCATTCGACCAGATCGATAACGCACCAGAAGAAAAAGCACGTGGTATCACCATCAACACGTCTCACGTTGAATATGACACCCCGGCTCGCCACTACGCGCACGTTGACTGCCCGGGCCACGCCGACTATGTGAAAAACATGATCACCGGTGCTGCGCAGATGGACGGCGCGATCCTGGTTGTTGCTGCGACTGACGGCCCAATGCCTCAGACCCGTGAGCACATCCTGCTGGGTCGCCAGGTTGGCGTTCCATACATCATCGTGTTCCTGAACAAGTGTGACATGGTTGATGATGAAGAGCTGCTGGAGCTGGTTGAGATGGAAGTACGTGACCTGCTGTCACAGTACGACTTCCCAGGCGACGACACCCCAATCGTTCACGGTTCTGCGCTGAAAGCGCTGGAAGGTGAAGCAGAGTGGGAAGCTAAGATCGTTGAACTGGCTGGTCACCTGGATAACTACATCCCGGAACCAGAGCGTGCGATTGACAAGCCATTCCTGCTGCCAATCGAAGACGTATTCTCCATCTCTGGCCGTGGTACCGTTGTTACCGGTCGTGTAGAGCGCGGTATCGTTAAAGTGGGTGAAGAAGTTGAGATCGTTGGTATCAAAGATACCGTGAAATCAACCTGTACCGGCGTTGAAATGTTCCGTAAGCTGCTGGACGAAGGCCGTGCGGGTGAGAACTGTGGTATCCTGCTGCGCGGTATTAAGCGCGAAGATATCCAGCGTGGTCAGGTTCTGGCTAAGCCAGGCACCATCAAGCCACACACCAAGTTCGAGTCAGAAGTTTATATTCTGTCTAAAGACGAAGGCGGCCGTCATACTCCGTTCTTCAAAGGCTACCGTCCACAGTTCTACTTCCGTACAACTGACGTGACCGGTACCATCGAACTGCCAGAAGGCGTTGAGATGGTGATGCCAGGTGACAACATTCAGATGGTTGTTACCCTGATCCACCCAATCGCGATGGATGACGGCCTGCGTTTCGCCATCCGTGAAGGTGGTCGTACCGTTGGTGCGGGTGTTGTTGCTAAAGTTATCGCTTAATCGCTGATAATATTTGACGCAATGCACACGAAAAGGGCATCATTTGATGCCCTTTTTGCACGCTGTAACATAGAACCTGACTCATCAGTGATTTTTGCAACCATAATCATTGCTGAGGCAGGCTCTGTAGCACGGCGTAAAGCCAATAGTTTTCAAGCTACGGCTTGAAATTAAAGGATATGCCGAGTTAAGCCTAACAGCATCATTCGGTTCGGTGCCTCGTTTTACGGGGCAAACGTGTTTCTGATTTATTGTGGCAGGTTGGTTTATGAGTGCTAATACAGAAGCTCAAGGAAACGGGCGCGGCCTGGAAATATTGAAGTGGGTAGGTGTGGTGGTGCTTCTGGTGGCCGCTATCGCCGGTAACTCCTGGTATCGTGATGTAACATTACCGCTGCGTGCACTGGCCGTCGTGGTTCTGATGGCTGCGGCCGCGGGCCTTGCTCTGCTGACCGTTAAAGGTAAAGCAACGTTGGCTTTCGCCCGTGAAGCACGCACCGAAGTGCGTAAGGTCGTCTGGCCTACTCGTCAGGAAACGTTGCACACCACGCTAATCGTTGCCGCGGTAACCGCCGTGATGTCACTGATTTTGTGGGGGCTGGATGGTATTCTGGTCCGCCTGGTATCGTTTATCACTGGCCTGAGGTTCTGAGATGTCTGAAGCTCCAAAAAAGCGCTGGTACGTCGTTCAGGCGTTTTCCGGTTTTGAAGGCCGCGTAGCGCAGTCGCTGCGCGAGCATATCAAGTTACATAATATGGAAGAGCTGTTTGGCGACGTCATGGTTCCCACCGAAGAAGTGGTTGAGATCCGTGGTGGCCAGCGCCGTAAAAGCGAGCGTAAGTTCTTCCCCGGATACGTGCTGGTCCAGATGGTAATGAACGACGCCAGCTGGCACCTTGTGCGTAGCGTGCCGCGTGTCATGGGCTTTATCGGTGGCACTTCTGACCGCCCGGCTCCGATCAGCGACAAAGAAGTTGATGCCATCATGAACCGTCTGCAGCAGGTTGGGGACAAACCACGTCCGAAAACTCTGTTTGAGCCGGGTGAAATGGTTCGCGTTAACGACGGTCCGTTTGCTGACTTTAACGGCGTGGTTGAGGAAGTCGACTACGAGAAAAGTCGCCTGAAAGTATCTGTCTCCATCTTTGGCCGCGCAACGCCGGTCGAGTTGGACTTCGGTCAGGTGGAAAAGGGCTAACGACCCTTATGTGACCGGCCGCTATACGGTTAGCTGCATAAAAATAACCAACTGCCGTTATCTGGTGGTTGCGAGAGGCGCGAAATTGCACTACAATTTCGCGCCTTTTGTTTTTATGCGCCGTTACGGCGTGTGAATATTAATCACGGGGAGCTCCTCCAGGAGCGTTATCACCCAATAGAGGAATTATCATGGCTAAGAAAGTACAAGCCTACGTTAAGTTGCAGGTTGCAGCTGGTATGGCAAACCCGAGTCCTCCGGTAGGTCCGGCTCTGGGTCAGCAAGGCGTTAACATCATGGAATTCTGTAAAGCGTTCAACGCCAAAACAGAATCCCTTGAGAAAGGTCTGCCGACTCCCGTCGTCATCACCGTTTACTCTGACCGTTCTTTCACCTTCGTTACCAAAACCCCTCCTGCAGCAGTACTGCTGAAGAAAGCGGCTGGTATTAAGTCTGGTTCTGGCAAGCCGAACAAAGACAAAGTAGGTAAAGTATCGCGTGCTCAGGTACGTGAAATCGCAGAAACCAAAGCTGCGGACATGACTGGTGCTGATATTGAAGCGATGACTCGCTCAATTGAAGGTACTGCTCGTTCCATGGGCCTGGTAGTAGAGGACTAAGAAATGGCTAAGCTGACCAAGCGCATGCGCGTGATCCGTGACAAAGTTGATTCAACTAAACAGTATGACATCAACGAAGCTGTTGCTCTGCTGAAGGAACTGGCTACTGCTAAGTTCGTAGAAAGCGTTGACGTAGCGGTAAACCTCGGAATTGATGCACGTAAATCTGACCAGAACGTACGCGGTGCAACTGTACTGCCACACGGTACTGGCCGTTCTGTTCGCGTTGCCGTA
This DNA window, taken from Erwinia tasmaniensis Et1/99, encodes the following:
- the murB gene encoding UDP-N-acetylmuramate dehydrogenase is translated as MSRQQYSLKPWNTFGIDAYANRITVADSIEVLCRCWQQSVHQKEPVLLLGKGSNVLFLQDFDGQVLINRIKGVSISETTDAWLIHAGAGENWHQLVEITLSKGLAGLENLALIPGCVGSAPIQNIGAYGVELEQVCEYVDIVSLDDGVCQRLSAAECQFGYRDSVFKHRYREGYAIVAVGLKLTKSWRPVLSYGDLINFDPQVVTPQQIFDAVCHMRRSKLPDPDITGNAGSFFKNPLVSAAVAAELQTRYPDIPQYQQAGGEVKLAAGWLIERCSLKGFCLGGAAVHEKQALVLINKGTASGQDIVDLARTVRQRVAERFNVWLEPEVRFIASRGETDAVEAIA
- the birA gene encoding bifunctional biotin--[acetyl-CoA-carboxylase] ligase/biotin operon repressor BirA translates to MKDNTVPLKLIRTLADGEFHSGEQLGEQLGMSRAAINKHIQTLKEWGIEVFTVTGKGYSLPNAMQLLDERVINAGLEQGRLAVIPVIDSTNQYLLDRMASLQSGDACVAEYQQAGRGRRGRQWFSPFGSNLYLSMYWRLEQGPAAAMGLSLVIGIVIAEALQQQGAPDIRVKWPNDIYLNDRKLAGILVELTGKTGDAAQIVIGAGINLAMRAPAHDVINQGWINLHEAGCSVDRNALSALIINKMRTALAQFEQDGLVPFIERWAALDNFINRPVKLLIGDREINGIARGIDQQGGLILEQDGITKSWVGGEISLRPQS
- the coaA gene encoding type I pantothenate kinase, coding for MSKKDSLLTTPYLQFNRTQWAALRDSVPMTLSEAEIAQLKGINEDLSIEEVAEIYLPLSRLLNFYISSNLRRQAVLEQFLGTNGQKIPYIISIAGSVAVGKSTTARVLQALLSRWPEHRRVELITTDGFLHPNAVLKERGLMKKKGFPLSYDMHRLVKFVSDLKSGADHVTAPVYSHLIYDVIPDGDKNVQQPDILILEGLNVLQSGMDYPHDPHHVFVSDFVDFSIYVDAPEDLLEHWYINRFLKFRQGAFTDPDSYFHHYAQLPEDEAVGIASQLWHEINYRNLKENILPTRERASLIMTKSSGHAVDLVRLRK
- the tuf gene encoding elongation factor Tu — protein: MSKEKFERSKPHVNVGTIGHVDHGKTTLTAAITTVLAKTYGGAARAFDQIDNAPEEKARGITINTSHVEYDTPARHYAHVDCPGHADYVKNMITGAAQMDGAILVVAATDGPMPQTREHILLGRQVGVPYIIVFLNKCDMVDDEELLELVEMEVRDLLSQYDFPGDDTPIVHGSALKALEGEAEWEAKIVELAGHLDNYIPEPERAIDKPFLLPIEDVFSISGRGTVVTGRVERGIVKVGEEVEIVGIKDTVKSTCTGVEMFRKLLDEGRAGENCGILLRGIKREDIQRGQVLAKPGTIKPHTKFESEVYILSKDEGGRHTPFFKGYRPQFYFRTTDVTGTIELPEGVEMVMPGDNIQMVVTLIHPIAMDDGLRFAIREGGRTVGAGVVAKVIA
- the secE gene encoding preprotein translocase subunit SecE: MSANTEAQGNGRGLEILKWVGVVVLLVAAIAGNSWYRDVTLPLRALAVVVLMAAAAGLALLTVKGKATLAFAREARTEVRKVVWPTRQETLHTTLIVAAVTAVMSLILWGLDGILVRLVSFITGLRF
- the nusG gene encoding transcription termination/antitermination protein NusG, with amino-acid sequence MSEAPKKRWYVVQAFSGFEGRVAQSLREHIKLHNMEELFGDVMVPTEEVVEIRGGQRRKSERKFFPGYVLVQMVMNDASWHLVRSVPRVMGFIGGTSDRPAPISDKEVDAIMNRLQQVGDKPRPKTLFEPGEMVRVNDGPFADFNGVVEEVDYEKSRLKVSVSIFGRATPVELDFGQVEKG
- the rplK gene encoding 50S ribosomal protein L11, whose product is MAKKVQAYVKLQVAAGMANPSPPVGPALGQQGVNIMEFCKAFNAKTESLEKGLPTPVVITVYSDRSFTFVTKTPPAAVLLKKAAGIKSGSGKPNKDKVGKVSRAQVREIAETKAADMTGADIEAMTRSIEGTARSMGLVVED